A DNA window from Actinokineospora baliensis contains the following coding sequences:
- a CDS encoding anti-sigma factor RsbA family regulatory protein has translation MSGRGYDHVALCYADDRELLASAVPFLAGGVDRGDAVMIALDPARTDLLLDALPHPDAVTVLQIGAQYARPAGAIKSYSDLFTALLADGAPAIRVIGELPAPVLTTAWDVWSRYEAAVNHAFDRFPVSTLCAYDTRTTPAAVLDDVARTHSLIAHPDGTHTANPDYVDPPTFLTHTAAPTPHPTQLHPPALELLNPSPTDARHAVAAANADTLPPDTLHDLLVSVSEAVTNALSHGTAPTRLRLWVGHDHLVVTVHDTGPGPTDPFAGLLPATGTTSGGYGLWIAHQLCDHVTLTRDTTGFTVRLTMTHP, from the coding sequence ATGAGCGGACGCGGCTACGACCACGTCGCGTTGTGCTACGCCGACGACCGCGAACTCCTCGCCTCCGCCGTGCCATTCCTCGCCGGGGGAGTGGACCGCGGCGACGCCGTCATGATCGCCCTGGACCCCGCCCGCACCGACCTGCTGCTCGACGCGCTGCCCCACCCCGACGCGGTCACCGTGCTGCAGATCGGCGCCCAGTACGCCCGACCCGCGGGCGCCATCAAGTCCTACAGCGACCTGTTCACCGCCCTCCTCGCCGACGGCGCCCCCGCGATCCGCGTCATCGGTGAACTCCCCGCGCCCGTCCTGACCACCGCGTGGGACGTGTGGTCGCGCTACGAAGCCGCCGTCAACCACGCCTTCGACCGGTTCCCCGTCAGCACCCTGTGCGCTTACGACACCCGCACCACCCCCGCCGCGGTCCTCGACGACGTCGCCCGCACCCACTCGCTGATCGCCCACCCCGACGGCACCCACACGGCCAACCCCGACTACGTCGACCCACCGACCTTCCTCACCCACACCGCGGCGCCCACACCGCACCCCACCCAGCTCCACCCGCCCGCGCTCGAGCTGCTCAACCCGTCACCCACCGACGCCCGCCACGCCGTCGCCGCCGCCAACGCCGACACCCTGCCCCCCGACACCCTCCACGACCTGCTCGTGTCGGTCAGCGAAGCCGTCACCAACGCCCTGAGCCACGGCACCGCCCCCACCCGCCTGCGGCTGTGGGTCGGCCACGACCACCTCGTCGTCACCGTCCACGACACCGGCCCCGGCCCCACGGACCCGTTCGCCGGTCTGCTCCCCGCCACCGGCACCACCAGCGGCGGGTACGGACTGTGGATCGCCCACCAGCTCTGCGACCACGTCACCCTCACCCGCGACACCACGGGTTTCACCGTCCGCCTCACCATGACCCACCCCTGA
- a CDS encoding amino acid ABC transporter permease, with protein MRRKTWLSRWATGAILLAATGWLAVTVITSPNLDWVVVGQYFLSTPIIEGVGTTLLLTFATLGIGLVLGAALAMMRHAHNPVAHAAASAYIWFFRGVPLVVQIVFWFNLALLFPTLGFADTNTVITPLLAAMLGLGLHEAAYLAEIIRGGILAVPRGQVDAALTIGMTRAQATRTIVLPQSVRVILPALGNQFILILKGTSLVSVIGGGDLMTRAQQVYGQNYQVIALLLVATGWYLILVTAAGLGQRHLERWAATS; from the coding sequence GTGCGCCGCAAGACATGGCTGTCCCGGTGGGCCACCGGCGCCATCCTGCTCGCCGCCACCGGGTGGCTCGCGGTCACCGTCATCACCAGCCCCAACCTCGACTGGGTCGTGGTCGGCCAGTACTTCCTGTCCACCCCCATCATCGAAGGCGTCGGCACCACCCTGCTGCTCACCTTCGCCACGCTGGGTATCGGACTCGTCCTCGGCGCCGCCCTCGCCATGATGCGCCACGCGCACAACCCCGTCGCCCACGCCGCCGCCTCGGCCTACATCTGGTTCTTCCGCGGCGTCCCCCTGGTCGTCCAGATCGTCTTCTGGTTCAACCTCGCCCTGTTGTTCCCCACCCTCGGCTTCGCCGACACCAACACCGTCATCACCCCACTGCTGGCCGCCATGCTCGGCCTCGGCCTGCACGAAGCCGCCTACCTCGCCGAGATCATCCGCGGCGGCATCCTCGCCGTACCCCGAGGCCAAGTCGACGCCGCCCTCACCATCGGCATGACCCGCGCCCAAGCAACCAGGACCATCGTCCTGCCCCAATCCGTGCGGGTCATCCTCCCCGCCCTGGGCAACCAGTTCATCCTCATCCTCAAAGGCACCTCACTGGTCTCCGTCATCGGCGGCGGCGACCTCATGACCCGCGCCCAACAGGTCTACGGGCAGAACTACCAGGTCATCGCCCTGCTGCTGGTCGCGACCGGCTGGTACCTCATCCTCGTCACCGCCGCGGGCCTCGGACAACGCCACCTCGAACGATGGGCAGCGACCTCATGA
- a CDS encoding amino acid ABC transporter ATP-binding protein, whose product MGSDLMSGGLRLRGLRKSYGDLHVLRGVDLDVDPGEVVCVLGPSGSGKSTLLRCANHLEPLDAGFVQVDGVLVGYEPRDGRLHESSERAIAAARLRMGMVFQQFNLFSHLTALRNITLGPTKVLSRDPTQVDREARDLLARVGLADHADKLPAQLSGGQQQRVAIARALAMNPAVLLFDEPTSALDPELVGEVLTVMRDLADRGMTMVVVTHEIGFAAEVADTVVFMDNGVVVETGPAHRVLRHPESDRTATFLAHVRRHPAQETDHA is encoded by the coding sequence ATGGGCAGCGACCTCATGAGCGGCGGACTACGCCTGCGCGGACTGCGCAAATCCTACGGCGACCTGCACGTCCTGCGCGGCGTCGACCTCGACGTCGACCCCGGCGAAGTCGTCTGCGTCCTGGGCCCCTCCGGCAGCGGCAAGAGCACCCTGCTGCGCTGCGCCAACCACCTCGAACCCCTCGACGCCGGGTTCGTCCAGGTCGACGGCGTCCTCGTCGGCTACGAACCCCGCGACGGGCGCCTGCACGAGAGCAGCGAACGCGCCATCGCCGCCGCCCGCCTGCGCATGGGCATGGTCTTCCAGCAGTTCAACCTCTTCAGCCACCTCACCGCGCTGCGCAACATCACCCTCGGCCCCACCAAGGTCCTGAGCCGCGACCCCACCCAGGTCGACCGCGAAGCCCGCGACCTGCTCGCCCGCGTCGGCCTCGCCGACCACGCCGACAAACTCCCCGCCCAACTCTCCGGCGGCCAACAACAACGCGTCGCCATCGCCCGCGCACTGGCCATGAACCCCGCCGTCCTGCTCTTCGACGAACCCACCAGCGCACTCGACCCCGAACTCGTCGGCGAAGTCCTCACCGTCATGCGCGACCTCGCCGACCGCGGCATGACCATGGTCGTGGTCACCCACGAGATCGGCTTCGCCGCCGAGGTCGCCGACACCGTCGTCTTCATGGACAACGGCGTCGTCGTCGAAACCGGCCCCGCCCACCGCGTCCTGCGCCACCCCGAATCCGACCGCACCGCGACCTTCCTCGCCCACGTCCGCCGACACCCCGCCCAGGAGACCGACCATGCGTAG
- a CDS encoding transporter substrate-binding domain-containing protein: MRRPLTVLAAAALALAGCGDPGATTAPSAAPTDTATPTKDQALHDMLPQRIKDAGKLHVGTTLPNLPYLLTDANNTITGGITPDVGRAVAAKLGLGYEIENIAWEALLPGLTAGRFDMADDGLSDTAERQRVGVFVDYMQSASVLVTAKANEGKYKGVDDACGKRIATIRGTTDVQHAEEISQACVTKGKPAAEARQYPTAQDADLALRSGQADFQVAVTEQAKYAISTQNAPIVIVSDDFAPTYVGMYLRKDDTQLAQALLAALKALKADGTLDRIIGHYGLKALPEPGLNLATAGG, translated from the coding sequence ATGCGTAGACCCCTCACCGTCCTGGCCGCCGCGGCCCTCGCCCTCGCAGGCTGCGGCGACCCCGGCGCCACCACCGCACCCAGCGCCGCCCCCACCGACACCGCCACCCCCACCAAAGACCAAGCCCTGCACGACATGCTCCCGCAACGCATCAAAGACGCGGGCAAACTCCACGTCGGCACCACCCTGCCCAACCTGCCCTACCTGCTCACCGACGCGAACAACACCATCACCGGCGGCATCACCCCCGACGTCGGCCGCGCCGTCGCCGCCAAACTCGGCCTCGGCTACGAGATCGAGAACATCGCCTGGGAAGCCCTCCTGCCCGGCCTCACCGCGGGCCGCTTCGACATGGCCGACGACGGCCTGTCCGACACCGCGGAACGCCAACGCGTCGGCGTCTTCGTCGACTACATGCAATCCGCCAGCGTCCTGGTCACCGCCAAAGCCAACGAGGGCAAATACAAGGGCGTCGACGACGCCTGCGGCAAACGCATCGCCACCATCCGCGGCACCACCGACGTCCAACACGCCGAAGAGATCTCCCAAGCCTGCGTCACCAAGGGCAAACCCGCCGCAGAAGCCCGCCAATACCCCACCGCCCAAGACGCCGACCTCGCCCTGCGCTCCGGCCAAGCCGACTTCCAGGTCGCCGTCACCGAACAGGCCAAATACGCCATCAGCACCCAGAACGCCCCCATCGTGATCGTCTCCGACGACTTCGCCCCCACCTACGTCGGCATGTACCTGCGCAAAGACGACACCCAACTCGCCCAAGCCCTGCTCGCCGCCCTCAAAGCCCTCAAAGCCGACGGCACGCTCGACCGCATCATCGGCCACTATGGACTCAAGGCGCTGCCCGAACCCGGCCTCAACCTGGCCACCGCGGGCGGCTGA
- a CDS encoding helix-turn-helix domain-containing protein, which translates to MARATPPLPLHEIEVPVPTGLSPFAIGTFDEIGSFTRARFPHRHDFYEILHLTGGGGVHVVDFEPYPIEPNSLYVLAPGQVHFWQDTELIRGRVLVFAEEFLLAHPGGLLPAPGGSPLLRLTGDQIPLVDGILDDIAHEYRTREPGYATMLQAHLHILLVQVQRLRRTHPDTPTTSTLVWRFTRLATKHALTERSVTAYADRLGITAGHLTDLVRAAMGTTPGAVIRAALALEAKRLLAQTDLSVAQIAHRLTFDDPSYFGRFFKRETGESPGDFRREIREKYQITRDR; encoded by the coding sequence ATGGCCCGCGCGACCCCGCCGCTACCGCTGCACGAAATCGAAGTCCCGGTGCCGACCGGCCTCTCGCCCTTCGCCATCGGGACCTTCGACGAGATCGGCTCCTTCACCCGCGCCCGCTTCCCCCACCGCCACGACTTCTACGAGATCCTGCACCTCACCGGCGGCGGGGGAGTCCACGTCGTCGACTTCGAGCCCTACCCGATCGAACCGAACTCCCTCTACGTCCTGGCCCCCGGACAAGTCCACTTCTGGCAGGACACCGAACTCATCCGCGGCCGCGTCCTCGTCTTCGCCGAAGAGTTCCTCCTCGCCCACCCCGGCGGCCTGCTCCCCGCCCCCGGCGGCAGCCCCCTGCTGCGGCTCACCGGCGACCAGATCCCCCTCGTCGACGGCATCCTCGACGACATCGCCCACGAGTACCGCACCCGCGAACCCGGCTACGCCACCATGCTCCAAGCCCACCTGCACATCCTGCTCGTCCAGGTCCAACGCCTGCGCCGCACCCACCCCGACACCCCCACCACCTCAACACTGGTCTGGCGCTTCACCCGCCTGGCCACCAAACACGCCCTCACCGAACGCTCCGTCACCGCCTACGCCGACCGCCTCGGCATCACCGCCGGACACCTCACCGACCTCGTCCGCGCCGCCATGGGCACCACCCCCGGCGCCGTCATCCGCGCCGCCCTCGCCCTCGAAGCCAAACGCCTCCTCGCCCAAACCGACCTCAGCGTCGCCCAGATCGCCCACCGCCTCACCTTCGACGACCCCTCCTACTTCGGCCGCTTCTTCAAACGCGAAACCGGCGAGAGCCCCGGCGACTTCCGCCGCGAAATCCGCGAAAAGTACCAGATCACCCGAGACCGCTGA
- a CDS encoding helix-turn-helix domain-containing protein, with protein sequence MTPLLRDIHDLIDARLADPDLTPAGIAAAVHISTRQLYRLFESEGTTVAKWIRDRRLERCRADLLTEPAGVSAVGARWGIPDSSYFSRAFRQRYGCAPRDYRRTSAAA encoded by the coding sequence GTGACCCCGCTCCTACGCGACATCCACGACCTCATCGACGCCCGCCTCGCCGACCCAGACCTCACCCCAGCGGGCATCGCCGCCGCGGTCCACATCTCCACCAGGCAGCTCTACCGCCTCTTCGAATCCGAAGGCACCACCGTCGCCAAATGGATCCGCGACCGCCGCCTCGAACGCTGCCGAGCCGACCTCCTCACCGAACCAGCAGGCGTCAGCGCCGTAGGAGCCCGCTGGGGCATCCCCGACTCCTCCTACTTCAGCCGAGCCTTCCGCCAACGCTACGGCTGCGCCCCCCGCGACTACCGCCGCACCAGCGCAGCCGCCTGA
- a CDS encoding dioxygenase family protein produces the protein MHDDDEPVGRVLGRRHALALLGFAGAALTVVGTGVATAAPEPAGGDCVDCVARPEQVEGPYFVDEELNRSDIRSDPATGVFSPGVPLLLGLSVLQIRDRRCVPLKDAVVDVWHCDAAGVYSDIASEGSSGKKFLRGLQVTDRGGRVRFTTVLPGWYRGRTVHIHIKVRTTGTDGKPYEFTSQLYFTDEFTAAYLARPPYNAKGKPDTTNATDFIYRQGGDQLLLHPRRHSPHAFTANFAIALDLSDPTVGDDDSQGPGPGPGPGPGPGPGPTGQPPIPPTSPPSPTSTPPTTT, from the coding sequence ATGCACGATGACGATGAGCCGGTCGGCCGCGTCCTGGGCAGGCGCCACGCGTTGGCGTTGTTGGGGTTCGCGGGCGCGGCGTTGACGGTGGTCGGGACGGGGGTCGCGACGGCGGCTCCGGAGCCCGCCGGGGGCGACTGCGTGGACTGCGTGGCCCGGCCTGAGCAGGTCGAGGGCCCGTACTTCGTGGACGAGGAGTTGAACCGGTCCGACATCAGGTCAGATCCGGCGACCGGGGTCTTCTCCCCCGGTGTTCCGCTGCTGTTGGGCCTGTCGGTGCTGCAGATCCGGGACCGCCGGTGTGTGCCGCTGAAGGACGCGGTGGTCGACGTCTGGCACTGCGACGCGGCGGGGGTGTACTCCGACATCGCGAGTGAGGGGTCGTCGGGCAAGAAGTTCCTGCGGGGTCTGCAGGTCACCGATCGGGGTGGCCGGGTGCGGTTCACGACGGTGTTGCCCGGCTGGTACCGGGGGCGGACGGTGCACATCCACATCAAGGTCCGCACGACCGGGACCGACGGGAAGCCGTACGAGTTCACCTCGCAGCTGTACTTCACCGACGAGTTCACCGCGGCTTACCTGGCGCGGCCCCCGTACAACGCGAAGGGCAAGCCCGACACCACCAACGCCACCGATTTCATCTACCGCCAAGGCGGCGACCAGCTCCTGCTCCACCCCCGCCGCCACTCCCCCCACGCCTTCACCGCCAACTTCGCCATCGCCCTAGACCTCTCCGACCCCACCGTCGGCGACGACGACAGCCAAGGCCCGGGCCCCGGTCCGGGCCCTGGACCAGGCCCTGGTCCGGGCCCGACCGGCCAACCCCCGATCCCCCCGACCTCTCCCCCATCCCCCACCAGCACGCCACCGACGACCACGTAG
- a CDS encoding AAA family ATPase: MLVWVNGPFGVGKTQTAWELRRRVAGSVLCDPELVGFGLHRAMPPWLREDFQDLRSWRSGVVEVLDLVLRRHEGLVVAPMTLVEPAYFEEIVGGLRALGHDVRHFALLAQRETIVGRLAERGLGHAFARVAGRSVALRRETFALSKLDLCLERLREPGFRQHVWTDELPLREVVELIAASIGVELSPDTDSPLRARVRRAAVGVRHIRVLTGK; this comes from the coding sequence ATGCTGGTGTGGGTGAACGGGCCGTTCGGGGTGGGCAAGACGCAGACGGCGTGGGAGTTGCGGCGGCGGGTCGCGGGCAGTGTGTTGTGCGATCCGGAGTTGGTGGGGTTCGGGTTGCACCGGGCGATGCCGCCGTGGCTGCGGGAGGACTTCCAGGACCTGCGGTCGTGGCGGTCCGGGGTTGTCGAGGTGTTGGACCTGGTGTTGCGGCGGCATGAGGGTCTGGTCGTTGCGCCGATGACGTTGGTGGAGCCCGCGTACTTCGAGGAGATTGTCGGCGGTTTGCGGGCGCTGGGCCACGATGTGCGGCACTTCGCGTTGCTGGCGCAGCGGGAGACGATCGTGGGGCGGTTGGCCGAGCGCGGGTTGGGGCACGCGTTCGCCAGGGTGGCTGGCCGGTCCGTGGCGCTACGGCGGGAGACTTTCGCGTTGTCCAAACTGGACCTTTGCCTGGAACGGTTGCGGGAGCCGGGTTTCAGGCAGCACGTGTGGACCGATGAGCTGCCGCTGCGGGAGGTGGTGGAGTTGATCGCGGCGTCGATCGGGGTGGAGTTGTCGCCGGACACGGATTCGCCGCTGCGGGCCCGGGTGCGGCGGGCGGCGGTCGGGGTGCGGCACATCCGGGTTCTGACTGGCAAGTGA
- a CDS encoding tyrosine-type recombinase/integrase, giving the protein MLIEAQDAFFLARRSRKDSPHTTAAYRRDLAGVTALVAEAVGKDTDLVELDEVNARVLREAFGRFADTHAKSSVARAWSTWNQFFQFCVADEVVFGNPMGAIGRPRPAPLSPKPLRGEGTPEELLRAVAGGARRARAPWPERDLLVLALGLVAGLRASEMRALKRSSVVGRSGERRLFVHGKANRERSIPIEVPLERVIESYLASCAVRFPVARFADDSPLVLGNDGAGIGRGALDYLVKACFRAAGMHDRVPAGANLHALRHTFATRLAEDGANAVEIMVLLGHASLNTSQNYIEATGSQRRAAAASNRTYRALAGLTDTGDGSAPPVPGR; this is encoded by the coding sequence ATGTTGATCGAGGCGCAGGACGCCTTCTTCCTCGCCAGGCGGTCCAGGAAGGACTCGCCGCACACGACGGCGGCCTACCGGCGGGATCTGGCCGGGGTGACGGCGCTGGTGGCCGAGGCGGTGGGCAAGGACACCGACCTGGTCGAGTTGGACGAGGTGAACGCGCGGGTGTTGCGGGAGGCGTTCGGGCGGTTCGCCGACACGCACGCGAAGAGTTCGGTGGCCAGGGCCTGGTCGACGTGGAACCAGTTCTTCCAGTTCTGCGTGGCCGACGAGGTGGTGTTCGGCAACCCGATGGGGGCGATCGGGCGGCCACGACCCGCTCCCCTGTCCCCCAAGCCGCTGCGCGGTGAGGGCACGCCGGAGGAGCTGCTGCGGGCGGTGGCCGGTGGGGCGCGGCGGGCGCGGGCGCCGTGGCCGGAGCGTGACCTGTTGGTGTTGGCGTTGGGGCTGGTGGCGGGGCTGCGGGCCTCGGAGATGCGGGCGCTCAAGCGGTCCTCGGTGGTGGGCCGCAGCGGTGAGCGCAGGCTGTTCGTGCACGGCAAGGCGAACCGGGAGCGGTCGATCCCGATCGAGGTGCCGTTGGAGCGGGTGATCGAGTCGTACTTGGCGTCGTGCGCGGTGCGGTTCCCGGTGGCGCGCTTCGCCGACGATTCGCCGCTGGTGTTGGGCAACGACGGCGCGGGTATCGGGCGGGGTGCGCTGGATTACCTGGTGAAGGCGTGTTTCCGGGCAGCGGGGATGCACGACCGGGTGCCTGCGGGGGCGAACCTGCACGCGTTGCGGCACACGTTCGCGACCCGGTTGGCCGAGGACGGGGCGAACGCGGTGGAGATCATGGTGCTGCTGGGGCACGCGAGCTTGAACACCAGCCAGAACTACATCGAGGCGACCGGGTCGCAGCGGCGGGCGGCGGCGGCGAGCAACCGCACGTACCGGGCGTTGGCCGGGCTGACCGATACCGGGGATGGCTCAGCTCCCCCGGTCCCCGGCCGATGA
- a CDS encoding methyl-accepting chemotaxis protein has translation MRVLENRSVRAKIMAVLGVAAAGIVAAAVSSHAALATMDDRSGALYSEGVAAGQHESLVHQQEIKVRMDLMAHVAAPPAERARWEQAITEDEAELDAAVAGYAELAGSSADLQPFVAAWARVRSQYQQVLLPAARAGDVAAWWSAYSADVAPTIKQAASALDELEARRTQQGAAWRAEAESAYDTGGLVMWLVLAASLLAAGVLGLVVTRRIVGPLVAMAGALRGFARGDLTARVSVSGRDELGQMAETLNEAVSTVGETLGEIERSAGELRGASGRVAAASGRMAKDAETGRARSGEVTGSAALVTGNVESVAAGSEQMSIAVGAIAESAGHAVRVVERAVVAAAGTRETIDRLGASSVEIGAVVKAITAIAGQTNLLALNATIEAARAGAAGRGFAVVAGEVKELAQETARATEDIARRVETIQADTGAAVAAIAEISEIIGEVNSHQLTIAAAVEEQEATTGEMNRSLAAAASGSSAISAHIGEVAAVAESVAAGAGETKSAARELSLLSARLNGLVSRFRVE, from the coding sequence ATGCGGGTTCTGGAGAACCGATCGGTGCGGGCGAAGATCATGGCCGTGCTGGGGGTGGCCGCCGCGGGGATCGTGGCGGCCGCGGTCAGCTCACACGCGGCGCTGGCGACCATGGACGACCGGTCCGGCGCGCTGTACTCCGAGGGTGTGGCTGCTGGGCAGCACGAGTCGCTGGTGCACCAGCAGGAGATCAAGGTCCGGATGGACCTGATGGCGCACGTGGCCGCTCCCCCGGCCGAGCGGGCGCGGTGGGAGCAGGCGATCACCGAGGACGAGGCCGAGTTGGACGCCGCGGTGGCCGGCTACGCCGAGCTGGCGGGGTCGTCGGCGGATCTGCAGCCGTTCGTGGCGGCGTGGGCGCGGGTGCGCAGCCAGTACCAGCAGGTGTTGCTCCCGGCGGCGCGGGCGGGTGATGTGGCGGCGTGGTGGTCGGCGTATTCGGCCGATGTGGCGCCGACGATCAAGCAGGCGGCGTCGGCGTTGGACGAGTTGGAGGCGCGGCGGACCCAGCAGGGTGCGGCGTGGCGGGCTGAGGCCGAGTCGGCGTACGACACCGGTGGTTTGGTGATGTGGCTGGTGTTGGCGGCGTCGTTGCTGGCCGCTGGTGTGCTGGGGTTGGTGGTGACGCGGCGGATCGTGGGGCCGTTGGTGGCGATGGCGGGGGCGCTGCGGGGGTTCGCGCGCGGTGATCTGACGGCGCGGGTGTCGGTGTCGGGGCGCGATGAGCTGGGTCAGATGGCGGAGACGTTGAACGAGGCGGTGTCGACCGTCGGGGAGACGTTGGGTGAGATCGAGCGGTCGGCCGGTGAGTTGCGGGGTGCGTCTGGTCGGGTGGCGGCGGCGAGCGGTCGGATGGCGAAGGACGCGGAGACGGGTCGGGCGCGGTCGGGTGAGGTGACGGGGTCGGCGGCGTTGGTGACGGGGAACGTGGAGTCGGTGGCGGCGGGGTCGGAGCAGATGAGCATCGCGGTGGGGGCGATCGCGGAGAGCGCCGGGCACGCGGTGCGGGTGGTGGAGCGTGCTGTGGTGGCCGCGGCGGGGACGCGGGAGACGATCGACCGGTTGGGTGCGTCGAGCGTGGAGATCGGTGCGGTGGTGAAGGCGATCACGGCGATCGCGGGTCAGACGAACCTGTTGGCGTTGAACGCGACGATCGAGGCGGCGCGGGCGGGTGCGGCTGGTCGTGGGTTCGCGGTGGTGGCCGGTGAGGTGAAGGAGCTGGCGCAGGAGACGGCGCGGGCGACCGAGGACATCGCGCGGCGGGTGGAGACGATCCAGGCGGACACGGGTGCGGCTGTGGCGGCGATCGCGGAGATCAGCGAGATCATCGGCGAGGTGAACAGCCACCAGTTGACGATCGCGGCCGCGGTGGAGGAGCAGGAGGCGACGACCGGCGAGATGAACCGCAGCCTGGCCGCGGCGGCGTCGGGGTCGTCGGCGATCTCGGCGCATATCGGGGAGGTGGCGGCGGTGGCGGAGTCTGTTGCGGCGGGTGCCGGTGAGACGAAGTCGGCGGCGCGGGAGTTGTCGTTGTTGTCGGCGCGGTTGAACGGTTTGGTGTCGCGCTTCCGGGTGGAGTGA
- a CDS encoding pseudouridine synthase — protein sequence MRRKLRSPLPQRHGLDAARLRFPVVGAWATALEHLVERLPRVEPGRIEAMLREGRIVGVDGPVGVDAPFVPGAVVWFHRDLPVEVPVPFELSVVYRDEAIVVVDKPHFLASIPRGKHVVETALVRLRRELGIPTLAPAHRLDRVTAGLLMFVVRQEDRGRYQTLFRDRLVVKEYEAVAPVGAGEFPVEVRSRIVKERGVIRAFEVAGEPNAQTRVELVQTRGGLGRYRLVPLTGRTHQLRLHMAGLGVPILGDDFYPELREKALDDFTRPLQLLARVLEFPDPVSGVRRRFESGLRLAAWESPESW from the coding sequence GTGCGGCGCAAACTGAGGTCACCTCTCCCCCAGCGGCATGGGCTTGACGCGGCGCGGTTGCGGTTTCCGGTGGTGGGGGCGTGGGCTACGGCGTTGGAGCACCTGGTGGAGCGGTTGCCTCGGGTGGAGCCGGGGCGGATCGAGGCGATGTTGCGGGAGGGGCGGATCGTCGGGGTTGATGGGCCGGTGGGGGTGGACGCGCCGTTCGTGCCGGGGGCGGTGGTGTGGTTCCACCGGGACCTGCCGGTGGAGGTGCCGGTGCCGTTCGAGTTGTCGGTGGTGTACCGCGACGAGGCGATCGTGGTGGTGGACAAGCCGCACTTCTTGGCGTCGATCCCGCGGGGCAAGCACGTGGTGGAGACGGCGTTGGTACGGCTGCGGCGGGAGTTGGGGATCCCGACACTGGCTCCGGCGCACCGGTTGGACCGGGTGACGGCGGGGTTGTTGATGTTCGTGGTGCGGCAGGAGGACCGGGGGCGGTACCAGACGTTGTTCCGGGACCGGTTGGTGGTCAAGGAGTACGAGGCGGTGGCGCCGGTGGGGGCCGGGGAGTTCCCGGTGGAGGTGCGGTCGCGGATCGTGAAGGAGCGGGGGGTGATCCGGGCGTTCGAGGTGGCTGGTGAGCCGAACGCGCAGACGCGGGTGGAGTTGGTGCAGACGCGGGGTGGGCTGGGGCGGTACCGGTTGGTGCCGTTGACGGGGCGGACGCACCAGCTGCGGCTGCACATGGCGGGGTTGGGGGTGCCGATCCTGGGGGACGACTTCTACCCGGAGTTGCGGGAGAAGGCGTTGGACGACTTCACGCGGCCGTTGCAGTTGTTGGCGCGGGTGTTGGAGTTCCCGGACCCGGTGTCGGGGGTGCGGCGGCGGTTCGAGAGCGGGTTGCGGTTGGCGGCGTGGGAGTCACCGGAGTCGTGGTAG
- a CDS encoding GrpB family protein, with product MLREWSPGWVVAAERLLGRLRFVTRGLGEGFTWDHIGSTSVPGLAAKDVVDLQVGVPSLDDVGGLAEAVLAAGFVDVALTVPGSPGVVRDAVRGRRRRGVRWDKRLFASGDPGCRAILHVREIGSPWWGFTRAFRDLLRADAGVRGEYEQVKRDLTGVHAGDVDNDRYTVAKSVFFDRVQHVLDEGA from the coding sequence ATGTTGCGGGAGTGGTCACCGGGGTGGGTGGTGGCGGCGGAGCGGTTGTTGGGGAGGTTGCGGTTTGTGACCCGTGGGTTGGGTGAGGGGTTCACGTGGGATCACATCGGGTCGACGTCGGTGCCGGGGTTGGCGGCGAAGGATGTGGTGGACCTGCAGGTGGGGGTGCCGTCGCTCGATGATGTTGGGGGGTTGGCGGAGGCGGTGCTCGCGGCGGGGTTCGTGGATGTGGCATTGACGGTGCCGGGGTCGCCTGGGGTGGTGCGGGACGCGGTGCGTGGTCGGCGGCGTCGGGGGGTGCGGTGGGACAAGCGGTTGTTCGCGTCGGGGGATCCGGGGTGTCGGGCGATCTTGCACGTGCGGGAGATCGGGTCGCCGTGGTGGGGGTTCACGCGGGCGTTCCGGGATCTGTTGCGGGCGGACGCGGGTGTGCGGGGTGAGTACGAGCAGGTCAAGCGCGACTTGACCGGTGTTCACGCGGGCGATGTGGACAACGACCGGTACACGGTGGCGAAGTCGGTGTTCTTCGACCGGGTGCAGCACGTGCTCGACGAGGGGGCATGA